The Miscanthus floridulus cultivar M001 chromosome 7, ASM1932011v1, whole genome shotgun sequence genome includes a region encoding these proteins:
- the LOC136467415 gene encoding hsp70-Hsp90 organizing protein-like: MADEAKAKGNAAFLAGRFEEAARHFTDAIALAPGNHILYSNRSAALASLHRYSDALADAQKTVELKPDWAKGYSRLGAAHLGLGDAASAVAAYEKGLALEPSNDGLKAGLEDAKKAAAPPPRRGPSGPDGIGQMFQGPELWSKIASDPNTRAYLSEPDFMQMLREVQRNPSSISTYLSDPRMMQVLSLMLNVKIQRPEASESSQSTPPPQQQQQQTPPPETKAREVEPEPEPEPMDLTDEEKERKERKAAAQKEKELGNAAYKKKDFETAIQHYTKALELDDEDISYLTNRTAVYIEMGKYDECIKDCDKAVERGRELRADFKMISRALTRKGTALVKLAKTSKDFDIAIETFQKALTEHRNPDTLKKLNEAERAKKELEQQEYYDPKLADEEREKGNEFFKEQKYPEAIKHYTESLRRNPKDPRVYSNRAASYTKLGAMPEGLKDAEKCLELDPTFTKGYTRKGAIQFFMKEYDKAMETYQAGLKHDPNNQELLDGVRRCIEQINKANRGEISQDELQERQNKAMQDPEIQNILTDPIMRQVLNDFQENPRAAQEHLKNPGVMQKIQKLVSAGIVQMR, encoded by the exons atggccgacgaggcGAAGGCGAAGGGTAATGCGGCGTTCTTGGCCGGTCGCTTCGAGGAGGCGGCGCGGCACTTCACGGACGCCATCGCGCTCGCCCCGGGCAACCACATCCTCTACTCCAACCGGTCGGCGGCGCTCGCCTCGCTCCACCGCTACTCCGACGCGCTCGCCGACGCGCAGAAGACCGTCGAGCTCAAGCCCGACTGGGCCAAGGGCTACTCCCGCCTCGGCGCGGCGCACCTCGGCCTCGGCGACGCCGCCAGCGCCGTCGCCGCCTACGAGAAGGGCCTCGCGCTCGAGCCCAGCAACGACGGCCTCAAGGCGGGGCTCGAGGACGCCAAGAAGGCCGCCGCCCCCCCACCGCGCCGCGGGCCGTCCGGCCCCGACGGCATCGGCCAGATGTTCCAGGGCCCCGAGCTGTGGAGCAAGATCGCGTCCGACCCCAACACGCGCGCCTACCTTAGCGAGCCCGATTTTATGCAGATGCTGCGCGAAGTGCAGAGGAACCCCAGCAGCATCAGTACGTACCTCTCCGACCCCCGCATGATGCAGGTGCTCAGCCTCATGCTTAACGTCAAGATCCAGAGACCCGAGGCCTCCGAGTCGTCGCAGTctacgccgccgccgcagcagcagcaacagcagacgCCGCCTCCTGAGACGAAGGCGAGGGAGGTggagcccgagcccgagccagAGCCGATGGATTTGACTGATGAGGAGAAGGAGCGCAAGGAGAGGAAAGCTGCTGCTCAGAAAGAGAAGGAGTTAGGTAACGCAGCttacaagaagaaggacttcgaGACGGCAATCCAGCATTACACCAAAGCTTTGGAACTTGACGACGAGGATATTTCCTATCTGACTAACCGAACAGCAGTCTACATTGAGATGGGAAAG TACGATGAATGCATCAAGGACTGCGATAAGGCTGTGGAGAGGGGGAGAGAGCTCCGTGCTGATTTCAAGATGATTTCAAGGGCACTGACAAGAAAAGGAACAGCTCTGGTCAAACTTGCTAAGACCTCTAAGGATTTTGATATTGCCATCGAGACCTTCCAGAAGGCTCTAACTGAGCATCGTAACCCAGACACTCTTAAAAAGTTAAATGAGGCTGAGAGAGCAAAGAAAGAGTTGGAGCAACAAGAGTACTATGATCCAAAATTAGCAGAtgaggagagagagaaag GTAACGAGTTCTTCAAGGAGCAAAAATACCCAGAAGCAATAAAACACTACACAGAGTCTCTCAGGAGAAACCCGAAGGATCCTAGG GTTTACAGCAATAGGGCTGCCTCCTACACCAAGTTAGGAGCCATGCCTGAAGGTCTTAAAGACGCGGAGAAGTGTCTTGAACTAGACCCCACCTTCACCAAAGGGTATACAAGGAAAGGTGCAATTCAATTCTTCATGAAAGAATATGACAAGGCCATGGAAACCTACCAGGCTGGCTTGAAGCATGACCCAAATAACCAGGAACTGCTTGATGGTGTTAGGAG GTGTATTGAGCAGATCAACAAGGCCAACAGAGGTGAAATAAGTCAGGACGAATTGCAAGAAAGACAG AACAAAGCTATGCAAGACCCAGAGATCCAGAACATTCTTACCGACCCTATCATGCGACAG GTGCTAAATGATTTCCAGGAGAACCCAAGGGCAGCCCAGGAGCACCTGAAGAACCCCGGAGTTATGCAGAAGATTCAGAAGCTTGTAAGCGCTGGgatagtccaaatgagatga